The following proteins are encoded in a genomic region of Acidobacteriota bacterium:
- a CDS encoding 30S ribosomal protein S18 — translation MVPDYLDWKDVDYLRQFVPERGKIMPRRISGISAKDQRRLATAIKRARAMAMLPFVAD, via the coding sequence ATGGTGCCTGATTATCTAGACTGGAAAGATGTCGATTATTTAAGGCAGTTTGTTCCTGAACGCGGAAAGATCATGCCGAGACGCATTTCGGGCATTTCTGCAAAAGATCAGCGCCGCCTCGCGACGGCGATCAAACGTGCAAGAGCGATGGCAATGCTGCCGTTTGTCGCGGACTAA
- the dnaB gene encoding replicative DNA helicase, which produces MASVYPESRREQYLEKPLPSNEESERVILGAILLDNSVIAQAVEHLKPEDFYSPLNRRVFAAMIALFEKQRQIDPILIGEELKKEGSLESIGGTSTITNLTFGLPHFSNVEEYIKVVRDKSVVRNLIRTCNAITGEALAEEDDAENILDHAEQQIFAIAEARTSQSFSRIGPVADRVIVRVREHAEKGGSAGITGLSTGYYELDEITSGLQRTDLIIVAARPSMGKTALCLNLAQNAALNSNAIVAVFSLEMSKEQLVTRMLSSEARVNAHRFRTGHLMTKEWEKLAEAIGVLSDARLFIDDTPGISVLEMRAKCRRLAAEQKGLDLVVVDYLQLMSGGKRTESRQQEVSQISRELKALAKELNVPVVALSQLSRAPEARNPPKPLMSDLRESGSIEQDADVVAFIFREDYYNETDENKGLAELIISKQRNGPTGTVRLAFLKEFTRFENYIGG; this is translated from the coding sequence ATGGCGAGCGTATATCCCGAATCCCGGCGAGAACAGTATTTGGAAAAGCCACTTCCCAGCAACGAGGAAAGTGAGCGCGTCATTCTGGGTGCGATCCTGCTCGACAATTCAGTTATTGCCCAAGCCGTCGAGCATCTCAAGCCCGAGGATTTTTACTCGCCGCTTAATCGCCGGGTGTTTGCGGCGATGATCGCTCTTTTTGAAAAACAAAGGCAGATCGATCCTATTCTGATCGGCGAAGAACTCAAAAAAGAAGGCTCGCTCGAATCGATCGGCGGAACATCAACGATCACGAATCTCACGTTTGGTCTGCCGCATTTTTCGAATGTCGAAGAGTATATCAAGGTCGTCCGCGACAAATCGGTCGTCCGCAATCTTATCCGCACCTGCAACGCCATTACGGGCGAAGCGCTAGCGGAAGAGGACGATGCTGAGAACATACTCGACCATGCCGAGCAACAGATCTTCGCCATTGCCGAGGCTCGAACATCGCAGAGTTTCTCACGTATCGGACCTGTTGCCGACCGTGTGATCGTCCGTGTTCGAGAGCACGCTGAAAAGGGCGGTTCTGCAGGGATCACTGGGCTTTCGACTGGTTACTACGAGCTAGACGAGATCACGTCGGGGCTTCAGCGTACGGATCTCATCATCGTCGCGGCTCGTCCTTCGATGGGCAAAACGGCCCTTTGTCTGAATCTGGCACAGAACGCCGCTCTAAATTCCAACGCGATCGTTGCCGTATTCTCGCTCGAAATGTCTAAGGAGCAACTCGTAACTCGTATGCTCTCGTCAGAGGCTCGCGTCAATGCTCACCGTTTCCGCACGGGCCATCTGATGACAAAAGAATGGGAAAAGCTGGCAGAGGCGATCGGCGTACTCTCGGACGCCAGGCTATTTATCGATGACACGCCCGGCATCTCGGTGCTCGAAATGCGTGCCAAATGCCGCCGTCTCGCTGCGGAACAAAAAGGCCTCGACCTTGTCGTTGTCGATTATCTGCAGCTAATGTCCGGCGGAAAACGCACTGAATCGCGACAGCAGGAAGTGTCGCAGATCTCGCGTGAGCTAAAAGCTCTTGCAAAGGAGCTAAATGTGCCTGTCGTAGCACTATCGCAGCTTTCTCGAGCTCCGGAGGCACGAAATCCGCCCAAACCGCTGATGAGCGACCTTCGCGAATCCGGAAGTATCGAGCAGGACGCCGATGTCGTGGCGTTCATTTTCCGCGAGGATTATTACAACGAGACGGACGAAAACAAGGGCCTCGCCGAGCTGATAATCTCCAAGCAGCGTAACGGGCCGACCGGGACCGTGCGTTTAGCGTTCCTAAAGGAATTCACCAGGTTTGAGAATTACATCGGCGGGTAG
- a CDS encoding 50S ribosomal protein L9 — translation MANTTILLREDIEHVGGRGEIVKVKAGYARNYLLPQKFATLATKGNVKQIEQERAALLKRAAIEKATAEAQLEQMSTIALTFERKSGEHGTLFGSVTSMDIAEALNAKGYEIDRRKIVLKEAIKETGEYTVSVKLHREVTLAVPVRVTGEGGEMPVKEEAVKVEEPKIETPVEAAPVVEEIVAEEVATDEPAIENSEDEAAA, via the coding sequence ATGGCAAATACAACAATTTTATTACGCGAAGATATCGAGCATGTCGGCGGACGCGGCGAGATCGTGAAGGTCAAGGCCGGCTACGCTCGAAACTATCTGTTGCCGCAAAAGTTTGCGACGCTCGCAACCAAAGGTAACGTCAAACAGATCGAACAGGAACGTGCGGCTCTCTTAAAGCGGGCCGCGATCGAAAAAGCGACTGCTGAAGCTCAACTCGAGCAGATGTCGACCATCGCGCTTACGTTCGAACGAAAGTCCGGTGAACACGGAACGCTTTTTGGTTCTGTCACGTCAATGGACATCGCCGAGGCTCTAAACGCCAAAGGCTACGAGATAGACCGGCGTAAGATCGTCCTCAAGGAAGCGATCAAGGAAACAGGCGAATATACCGTCAGCGTCAAACTTCATCGCGAAGTCACGCTCGCAGTGCCTGTCCGTGTAACAGGCGAAGGCGGCGAAATGCCGGTGAAGGAAGAAGCTGTTAAGGTCGAAGAGCCGAAAATCGAAACTCCGGTCGAAGCGGCACCAGTGGTTGAAGAAATAGTCGCCGAGGAAGTCGCAACTGACGAACCGGCAATCGAAAATTCCGAAGACGAAGCTGCGGCATAG
- the bstA gene encoding bacillithiol transferase BstA, with translation MTNDLRYPIGEFDRDYEVSTAARAARIQIIKDLQSAVAAAVAGLNEDQLDTEYRPDGWTVRQTVHHIADSHSNSLTRFKLALTEDEPPTIRPYYEDRWAELADSKLPIDISLRMIDSLHIRWVALLDSMTDADYQKTFIHPETGEWPLEGALALYAWHSLHHTAHITHLREREGW, from the coding sequence ATGACAAACGATCTACGCTATCCGATCGGCGAATTTGATCGGGATTACGAAGTTTCGACGGCCGCCAGGGCTGCTCGTATTCAGATTATCAAAGACCTACAATCTGCAGTGGCGGCTGCGGTCGCGGGGCTTAATGAAGACCAGCTAGACACTGAATATCGTCCTGACGGTTGGACGGTTCGGCAGACGGTTCATCACATTGCGGACAGCCACTCAAATTCGTTGACACGATTCAAACTTGCTCTTACCGAGGACGAACCTCCGACGATCAGGCCATATTACGAAGATCGCTGGGCCGAGCTTGCCGATAGCAAATTACCGATTGATATATCGCTTAGAATGATCGATTCGCTGCACATTCGCTGGGTGGCATTGCTCGATTCTATGACGGATGCTGACTACCAAAAGACATTTATCCATCCGGAAACCGGCGAGTGGCCGCTCGAAGGTGCGTTGGCTCTCTATGCTTGGCATTCGCTGCATCACACGGCTCATATCACGCATCTGCGTGAACGCGAGGGTTGGTAA
- the nhaA gene encoding Na+/H+ antiporter NhaA, with product MSVVQRKLSNSFKAFFDSERSSGIVLIICTLISLALANSALGESYLGMWQMYLGGLSIEHWINDALMAVFFLLIGLELERELYNGELSSLKNALLPIFAAIGGICVPALIHFFFNRGLETQAGMGIPMATDIAFALGVLALIGSRIPASLKVFLTALAVMDDLGAIIVIAVFYTAKLSAIYLGLSLLTWAFLIVLNRYFKVLSLVPYLIGGVLMWYLMLKSGVHATIAGVLLGFAIPFSTKEDDEESPSHRLEHFLHTPVAFVILPIFALANTGIIIGSESLKTLANPNEIGIMAGLVLGKPLGITLLCFIVVTLGVCRLPLDLNWKHVFGAGLLGGIGFTMSIFITNLAFAGNAIEITGSKMAILLASLTAGTIGFIWLKLFGKPEDTDEDMDAMDFHETEMN from the coding sequence ATGAGTGTCGTTCAACGAAAACTTTCCAATTCGTTCAAAGCATTTTTCGATTCCGAAAGATCGAGCGGGATCGTGCTTATTATCTGCACGCTGATATCGCTAGCGCTGGCAAATTCGGCGTTGGGTGAGAGCTACCTTGGCATGTGGCAAATGTATCTGGGCGGCCTCAGCATCGAGCATTGGATAAACGATGCTTTGATGGCAGTCTTTTTTCTGCTTATCGGCCTCGAACTGGAACGCGAACTCTACAACGGTGAACTTTCGAGCCTAAAAAACGCACTATTGCCCATTTTTGCTGCAATCGGTGGAATTTGTGTTCCGGCGTTGATCCACTTCTTTTTTAATCGCGGTCTGGAAACACAAGCCGGAATGGGCATTCCGATGGCAACGGATATTGCATTTGCTTTGGGTGTACTGGCATTGATCGGCAGCCGGATTCCCGCTTCGCTCAAGGTTTTTCTGACGGCACTTGCCGTGATGGATGATCTAGGTGCGATCATTGTTATCGCAGTATTTTACACGGCAAAATTGTCGGCGATCTACCTCGGGTTATCGTTGCTGACATGGGCTTTCCTTATTGTCCTCAATCGCTACTTCAAAGTTCTTTCGCTCGTCCCTTATTTGATAGGCGGTGTTCTGATGTGGTACCTAATGCTCAAATCGGGCGTACATGCGACGATCGCCGGTGTGCTGCTTGGGTTTGCGATACCGTTTTCTACGAAAGAGGATGACGAAGAATCTCCATCTCATCGTCTCGAACATTTTCTACACACGCCTGTTGCGTTCGTGATCTTACCGATATTCGCCCTCGCTAATACGGGTATCATCATCGGCTCAGAATCACTGAAGACGCTCGCAAATCCAAACGAGATCGGCATAATGGCGGGACTTGTCCTCGGCAAGCCGCTCGGGATAACGCTGCTTTGCTTTATCGTTGTCACGCTCGGCGTCTGCCGGCTACCGCTCGATCTGAACTGGAAACACGTTTTCGGCGCCGGACTGCTCGGCGGTATCGGATTTACGATGTCGATCTTCATAACGAATCTCGCCTTCGCCGGAAATGCGATTGAAATAACTGGCTCCAAAATGGCGATCCTGCTTGCATCACTGACCGCCGGGACGATCGGGTTCATCTGGCTCAAACTGTTTGGAAAGCCCGAAGATACTGACGAAGATATGGATGCGATGGACTTTCACGAGACGGAAATGAACTGA